Proteins encoded by one window of Halorubrum ruber:
- the thsA gene encoding thermosome subunit alpha, which produces MIVLSEESQRTSGKDAQNMNITAGKAVAESVRTTLGPKGMDKMLVDSGGSVVVTNDGVTILKEMDIDHPAANMIVEVSETQEEEVGDGTTSAVVVAGELLDQAEELLDQDIHATTLAQGYRQAAEKAKEILDEEAIDVSADDRDTLVEIAETAMTGKGAENSKDLLAELVVDAVLAVQDDDGIDTENVSVEKVVGSSIDESELVEGVIVDKERVDENMPFAVEDADVALFDGAIEVKETEIDAEVNVTDPDQLQQFLDQEEAQLREMVDHLTDIGADVVFVGDGIDDMAQHYLAQEGILAVRRAKSGDLNRLARATGGRVVSNLDDIETDDLGFAGSVAQKDIGGDERIFVEDVEEAKSVTLILRGGTEHVVDEVERAIDDSLGVVRTTLLDGQVLPGGGAPEAELALQLRDFADSVGGREQLAVEAFADALEVVPRTLAENAGLDPIDSLVDLRSRHDGGEFGAGLDAYTGDVIDMEAEGVVEPLRVKTQAIESATEAAVMILRIDDVIAAGDLKGGGTDDGGDDGGPGGAPGGMGGGMGGMGGMGGAM; this is translated from the coding sequence ATGATCGTACTTTCTGAAGAGTCGCAGCGTACCTCCGGAAAGGACGCGCAGAACATGAACATCACGGCCGGCAAGGCGGTCGCGGAGTCCGTCCGCACCACGCTCGGCCCGAAAGGGATGGACAAGATGCTCGTCGACTCCGGCGGGTCCGTCGTCGTCACGAACGACGGCGTCACCATCCTGAAGGAGATGGACATCGACCACCCGGCGGCCAACATGATCGTCGAGGTCTCCGAGACGCAGGAGGAGGAGGTCGGCGACGGCACCACCTCCGCGGTCGTGGTCGCCGGTGAGCTCCTCGATCAGGCCGAGGAGCTCCTCGACCAGGACATCCACGCGACGACCCTCGCGCAGGGGTACCGACAGGCCGCCGAGAAGGCCAAGGAGATCCTCGACGAGGAGGCCATCGACGTCTCCGCGGACGACCGCGACACGCTCGTCGAGATCGCCGAGACGGCGATGACCGGCAAGGGCGCCGAGAACTCCAAGGACCTCCTCGCCGAGCTCGTCGTCGACGCCGTCCTCGCGGTTCAGGACGACGATGGCATCGACACGGAGAACGTCTCCGTCGAGAAGGTCGTCGGCAGCTCCATCGACGAGTCCGAGCTCGTCGAGGGCGTCATCGTCGACAAGGAGCGCGTCGACGAGAACATGCCCTTCGCGGTCGAGGACGCCGACGTCGCGCTGTTCGACGGCGCCATCGAAGTGAAGGAGACGGAGATCGACGCCGAGGTCAACGTCACGGACCCCGACCAGCTCCAGCAGTTCCTCGACCAGGAGGAGGCGCAGCTCCGCGAGATGGTCGACCACCTCACCGACATCGGCGCCGATGTCGTCTTCGTCGGTGACGGCATCGACGACATGGCGCAGCACTACCTCGCGCAGGAGGGCATCCTCGCCGTCCGCCGCGCGAAGTCCGGCGACCTCAACCGCCTCGCCCGCGCGACCGGCGGCCGCGTCGTCTCCAACCTCGACGACATCGAGACGGACGACCTCGGCTTCGCCGGCTCCGTCGCCCAGAAGGACATCGGCGGCGACGAGCGCATCTTCGTCGAGGACGTCGAGGAGGCGAAGTCCGTCACGCTCATCCTCCGCGGCGGCACCGAACACGTCGTCGACGAGGTCGAGCGCGCCATCGACGACTCGCTCGGCGTCGTCCGCACGACGCTGCTCGACGGGCAGGTGCTGCCCGGCGGCGGCGCCCCCGAGGCCGAGCTGGCGCTGCAGCTCCGCGACTTCGCCGACTCCGTCGGCGGCCGCGAGCAGCTCGCCGTCGAGGCGTTCGCCGACGCATTAGAGGTCGTCCCGCGCACCCTCGCCGAGAACGCGGGTCTCGACCCCATCGACTCGCTGGTCGACCTCCGCTCCCGCCACGACGGCGGCGAGTTCGGCGCCGGTCTCGACGCCTACACGGGCGACGTGATCGACATGGAGGCCGAGGGCGTCGTGGAGCCGCTCCGCGTCAAGACCCAGGCCATCGAGTCCGCCACCGAGGCGGCCGTCATGATCCTCCGCATCGACGACGTCATCGCGGCCGGTGACCTCAAGGGCGGCGGCACGGACGACGGCGGCGACGACGGCGGCCCCGGCGGCGCGCCCGGCGGCATGGGCGGCGGCATGGGCGGCATGGGCGGGATGGGCGGCGCGATGTAA
- a CDS encoding KH domain-containing protein, producing the protein MQHVTVPQDRIGVVIGAGGETMREIEERANVRLDIDSESGSVAIEERDDPVAAMVAPDIIKAIGRGFKPETALSILDHDLRTLDLIDLSEHTRNDNDLQRKKGRIIGENGRTRELIEELSGANVVVYGSTVGAVGQPEELEVVRRAVGMLLDGAPHGAVYSYLERMSNELDDDVSFNAPQ; encoded by the coding sequence ATGCAACACGTGACGGTTCCGCAGGACCGTATCGGCGTCGTCATCGGCGCCGGCGGCGAGACGATGCGGGAGATCGAAGAGCGGGCGAACGTGCGGCTCGACATCGACTCGGAGTCGGGGAGCGTCGCCATCGAGGAGCGCGACGACCCCGTGGCGGCGATGGTCGCGCCTGACATCATCAAGGCGATCGGCCGCGGGTTCAAGCCGGAGACGGCGCTGTCGATCCTCGACCACGACCTCCGGACGCTCGACCTGATCGACCTCTCCGAGCACACCCGCAACGACAACGACCTCCAGCGCAAGAAGGGCCGGATCATCGGCGAGAACGGTCGGACGCGGGAACTGATCGAGGAGCTGTCGGGCGCGAACGTCGTCGTCTACGGCTCGACCGTGGGCGCCGTCGGCCAGCCCGAGGAGCTCGAAGTGGTCCGGCGGGCCGTCGGGATGCTGCTCGACGGCGCCCCGCACGGCGCGGTGTACTCGTACCTAGAGCGCATGTCCAACGAGCTCGACGACGACGTGAGCTTCAACGCGCCGCAATAA
- the hjc gene encoding Holliday junction resolvase Hjc, which yields MTTTVSANRKGDRRERELVNALDEAGFAVMRAPASGSATERELPDVLAGDGETFYAIEAKSSAGDPIYLTGEEVEALLFFARNFGAKARIAVRFDREDWFFFHPGDLYTTDAGSYRVKKEKALADGTDFPEFVGETEKVTLAEVGEGEGGDDAAATDPETEERRTILEAVRDGHMPVEDAMDVL from the coding sequence GTGACGACGACCGTGTCCGCTAACCGGAAGGGGGACCGCCGCGAGCGCGAGCTGGTGAACGCCTTGGACGAGGCGGGGTTCGCCGTGATGCGCGCGCCGGCGAGCGGCTCCGCCACGGAGCGGGAGCTCCCCGACGTGCTCGCGGGCGACGGCGAGACGTTCTACGCCATCGAGGCGAAGTCGAGCGCGGGCGACCCCATCTACCTCACCGGCGAGGAGGTGGAGGCGCTGCTCTTCTTCGCGCGGAACTTCGGCGCGAAGGCGCGGATCGCGGTCCGGTTCGACCGCGAGGACTGGTTCTTCTTCCACCCCGGCGACCTCTACACCACCGACGCCGGTTCCTACCGCGTCAAAAAGGAGAAAGCGCTCGCGGACGGCACCGACTTCCCCGAGTTCGTCGGCGAGACGGAGAAGGTCACGCTCGCGGAGGTCGGCGAGGGCGAGGGCGGCGACGACGCGGCCGCGACCGACCCGGAGACCGAGGAGCGCCGAACGATCTTAGAGGCCGTCCGCGACGGGCACATGCCGGTCGAGGACGCGATGGACGTGCTGTGA
- the rio1 gene encoding serine/threonine-protein kinase Rio1, translated as MSEDFGLLEPADQPGDEWEQLDVSDTESDRIARRQDREFDEFRKRIKDTEQFKLQESVFDDATLAAVYKLVQDGYVDAFGGPVSTGKEASVFEALGGQAGERPEPGSEAARGGPEGVTPEREVAVKVYRINSSNFRQMRDYLEGDPRFEGIASDKKAVVLAWTRKEFANLERARKAGVRVPEPIAVQRNVLVMELVGHAEDRARRLSEVDVENPETAYEVVREYMRRLYRAGLIHGDLSEYNMIIHEGELVIIDLGQAVTVHHPNAGEFLKRDCENVATFFTRQGIDVDPDDLRAYVTEPEPDPTGEPEGKSGEPERESDGPSDE; from the coding sequence ATGAGCGAGGACTTCGGCCTGCTCGAACCCGCGGACCAGCCCGGCGACGAGTGGGAGCAGCTCGACGTCTCCGACACCGAGTCCGACCGGATCGCCCGGCGGCAGGACCGCGAGTTCGACGAGTTCCGCAAGCGGATCAAAGACACCGAGCAGTTCAAGCTCCAGGAGTCGGTGTTCGACGACGCCACGCTGGCGGCCGTCTACAAGCTGGTCCAGGACGGCTACGTCGACGCCTTCGGCGGGCCGGTGTCGACGGGCAAGGAGGCGAGCGTCTTCGAGGCGCTCGGCGGGCAGGCGGGCGAGCGGCCGGAGCCGGGGTCGGAAGCGGCCCGCGGCGGCCCCGAGGGCGTCACGCCCGAGCGCGAAGTCGCGGTGAAGGTGTACCGGATCAACTCCTCGAACTTCCGGCAGATGCGCGACTACCTGGAGGGCGACCCGCGCTTCGAGGGGATCGCGAGCGACAAGAAGGCGGTCGTGCTGGCGTGGACGCGCAAGGAGTTCGCGAACCTCGAACGCGCGCGGAAGGCGGGCGTCCGGGTGCCCGAGCCGATCGCGGTCCAGCGCAACGTCCTCGTGATGGAGCTCGTGGGGCACGCGGAGGACCGCGCCCGGCGGCTGAGCGAGGTCGACGTGGAGAACCCCGAGACCGCCTACGAGGTCGTCCGCGAGTACATGCGCCGGCTCTACCGCGCCGGGCTGATCCACGGCGACCTCTCGGAGTACAACATGATCATCCACGAGGGCGAACTGGTGATCATCGACCTCGGGCAGGCGGTGACGGTCCACCACCCGAACGCCGGGGAGTTCCTGAAGCGCGACTGCGAGAACGTGGCGACCTTCTTCACGCGACAGGGGATCGACGTCGACCCCGACGACCTCCGGGCGTACGTGACGGAGCCGGAGCCGGACCCGACGGGGGAGCCGGAGGGGAAGTCGGGCGAGCCGGAGCGCGAATCTGACGGGCCGTCTGACGAGTAG
- a CDS encoding lactate utilization protein, producing MPQQKADYADDAEIDAELDELPDDETVEATVANLEERGFDVVVVDDADEALAAVKSQIPAGVSVMNGHSTTLEEIGFDEFLSGGDHEWESLPDQIWGIDDDAERQTARRESQTADYFLGGINAVAQTGELVAADLSGSRIGAYPFAAGNVVIVTGINKIVPTLDDALDRLESVAYPLENERAQEAYGVESAIAKQLIYRRETEEGRTTVVLVREQLGY from the coding sequence ATGCCACAGCAGAAAGCCGACTACGCGGACGACGCCGAGATCGACGCGGAACTGGACGAGCTGCCCGACGACGAGACGGTTGAGGCGACGGTCGCCAACTTAGAGGAGCGCGGCTTCGACGTGGTCGTCGTCGACGACGCCGACGAGGCGCTGGCGGCCGTGAAGTCCCAGATCCCCGCGGGGGTCTCGGTGATGAACGGGCACTCGACGACGCTCGAAGAGATCGGGTTCGACGAGTTCCTGAGCGGGGGCGACCACGAGTGGGAGAGCCTCCCGGACCAGATCTGGGGCATCGACGACGACGCGGAGCGACAGACCGCGCGCCGCGAGTCGCAGACGGCCGACTACTTCCTCGGCGGGATCAACGCGGTCGCGCAGACGGGCGAGCTCGTCGCCGCCGACCTCTCCGGCAGCCGCATCGGCGCGTACCCGTTCGCCGCGGGCAACGTCGTCATCGTCACCGGGATCAACAAGATCGTTCCGACGCTCGACGACGCGCTCGACCGGCTGGAGTCGGTCGCGTACCCGCTTGAGAACGAGCGCGCCCAGGAGGCGTACGGCGTCGAGTCAGCCATCGCGAAGCAGCTGATCTACCGGCGCGAGACCGAGGAGGGCCGGACGACGGTCGTCCTCGTGCGCGAGCAGCTCGGGTACTGA